The following are from one region of the Halomonas qaidamensis genome:
- a CDS encoding lysophospholipid acyltransferase family protein, which yields MTEQLPSKKSLFQARAITTLWKLLARWPLAALWRIAVLLGPLVYRFSKRERQVTEINLEVVNPEATASQRKALAVQSLRHSAATMLELGHAWMAAPEKVEASILSVHGRDKLDNARADGRGVIVLAPHFGNWEVLNFWLSSHFPFTAMYEPPKIADLEPIIRHGRERMGASLVPTNARGVAALLKALKRSEAIGILPDQEPNWGSGVFAPFYGRDAYTATLLPKLVARTQARVVIGVALRVPGKGFEIHFLDADERVYSADDVVSATGVNASVEASIALDPAQYQWEYKRYRKVIEQQQGLANAKKFRIY from the coding sequence ATGACAGAACAGCTACCTTCTAAAAAATCACTTTTCCAAGCACGTGCCATCACGACCCTTTGGAAGCTACTAGCGCGTTGGCCGCTAGCCGCGCTATGGCGTATTGCCGTGCTGTTAGGCCCGCTGGTCTATCGCTTTAGCAAACGAGAGCGCCAGGTGACGGAAATCAATCTGGAAGTGGTCAACCCAGAAGCCACTGCCAGCCAGCGCAAAGCGCTTGCCGTACAAAGCCTGCGCCACTCGGCAGCGACTATGCTGGAACTTGGCCATGCGTGGATGGCTGCTCCCGAAAAAGTAGAGGCCAGCATTTTATCGGTTCATGGCCGAGATAAACTCGACAACGCCCGTGCCGATGGCCGCGGCGTCATTGTACTTGCTCCACACTTTGGTAACTGGGAAGTGCTTAATTTTTGGCTCTCAAGCCACTTCCCTTTCACCGCCATGTACGAGCCACCCAAAATTGCTGACCTTGAGCCTATTATTCGCCATGGCCGCGAGCGCATGGGAGCAAGCTTGGTACCCACCAACGCTAGAGGCGTTGCTGCCCTTCTCAAAGCACTCAAGCGCAGTGAAGCCATTGGTATCTTACCGGACCAAGAACCGAACTGGGGCAGCGGTGTATTCGCTCCTTTTTATGGGCGCGATGCTTATACGGCAACGCTGCTACCGAAACTGGTCGCCCGTACTCAGGCAAGGGTAGTCATCGGCGTTGCCTTACGGGTGCCTGGCAAGGGGTTTGAGATTCATTTCCTTGACGCCGATGAGCGGGTTTACAGCGCCGATGATGTAGTCTCAGCCACCGGTGTTAATGCCAGCGTCGAAGCGTCAATTGCGCTTGATCCTGCGCAGTACCAGTGGGAGTACAAGCGCTATCGTAAAGTCATAGAGCAGCAACAAGGGCTGGCAAACGCCAAAAAATTTCGGATTTACTAA
- a CDS encoding DUF4870 family protein, with product MRDDANKAPLEGEVINESKSTEQPDTTMAMVIYALYLASFLVGFTSLIGIVIAYVYRGKGPEWLDEHYRYQIRTFWIGLLYGSIASLLTFILIGIPMLLALAVWFIVRCVKGFKGLQEKRAPTNVDSWFL from the coding sequence ATGCGCGACGATGCCAACAAAGCACCTTTGGAAGGTGAAGTAATTAACGAAAGTAAGTCCACAGAACAGCCAGATACCACCATGGCAATGGTGATTTACGCGCTTTACTTGGCAAGCTTTTTGGTAGGGTTTACTTCGTTGATCGGCATCGTCATCGCCTATGTCTATCGAGGCAAAGGCCCTGAATGGCTTGATGAACACTACCGCTACCAGATTCGCACGTTTTGGATTGGGCTGCTCTACGGCAGCATTGCCTCTCTGTTAACGTTTATCCTGATTGGCATTCCTATGCTGTTGGCGTTGGCCGTATGGTTTATTGTTCGCTGTGTGAAAGGCTTTAAGGGCTTGCAGGAGAAGCGTGCGCCAACCAACGTTGATAGCTGGTTCCTGTAA
- a CDS encoding VOC family protein, with protein MLSGLDHLVVTVTDMGRAVDFYSRVLGLDVRYRDAQRVDLMLGDTALRLHQTDTDIAPVSATPTPGSLDLCLRCQLPLDEFKQHLDALAIEVELGPVARQGANGAIESIYLRDPDGNLLEICRPAAR; from the coding sequence ATGCTCTCAGGTTTGGACCATCTTGTTGTTACGGTGACTGATATGGGTCGCGCCGTGGATTTTTACTCCCGTGTGCTGGGACTAGATGTGCGCTACCGAGACGCACAGCGGGTAGATCTTATGCTAGGCGATACAGCCCTACGTCTGCATCAAACCGATACCGATATTGCGCCTGTTTCTGCTACCCCTACCCCTGGCAGCCTGGACTTGTGCCTACGCTGCCAATTGCCGCTGGATGAGTTCAAACAGCACTTGGATGCGCTGGCTATTGAGGTAGAGCTTGGCCCGGTTGCACGCCAAGGCGCTAACGGCGCGATTGAGTCGATTTACTTACGCGACCCTGACGGTAATTTACTGGAAATTTGCCGACCTGCTGCTCGCTAA
- a CDS encoding class I SAM-dependent methyltransferase, whose protein sequence is MMRRCPLCNMPKPAFYHQDRRRDYYQCATCALVFVPAEQHLDARQEKAEYDQHQNSPHDTGYRRFLGRLFDPLVAKLPQSAQGLDFGCGPGPTLSVMFEEAGFVMAVYDIFYAADAEVLNRQYDFITATEVVEHLSLPGEELRQLVEKLVPGGYLGIMTKRVSTPEAFARWHYINDPTHVCFFSEATFCWWAEQHGLSVEFPGNDTAIFKKH, encoded by the coding sequence ATGATGCGACGCTGCCCGCTATGCAATATGCCTAAACCTGCGTTTTATCACCAAGACCGTCGCCGCGATTACTACCAGTGTGCCACGTGCGCTTTGGTGTTTGTGCCTGCCGAGCAGCATTTAGATGCACGTCAAGAAAAAGCAGAGTACGACCAACATCAGAATTCGCCGCATGATACGGGATATCGGCGATTTCTGGGGCGTTTATTTGACCCGCTAGTGGCTAAGCTACCGCAAAGTGCCCAAGGGCTGGACTTTGGCTGTGGCCCAGGACCTACGCTGTCAGTGATGTTTGAAGAGGCGGGGTTTGTAATGGCAGTTTACGATATTTTTTACGCCGCTGATGCTGAGGTGCTCAATCGGCAATATGACTTTATTACTGCCACCGAAGTGGTAGAGCATTTGTCATTGCCTGGTGAGGAATTGCGTCAACTGGTCGAGAAATTAGTCCCTGGTGGCTATCTTGGGATAATGACAAAGCGTGTCAGTACCCCAGAGGCGTTTGCCCGCTGGCACTATATTAATGACCCAACCCATGTGTGTTTTTTCAGTGAAGCGACGTTTTGTTGGTGGGCTGAGCAGCACGGATTATCAGTGGAATTTCCTGGTAATGACACAGCAATATTTAAAAAACACTAA
- a CDS encoding MFS transporter, with protein sequence MSRQLLAMALAPLLGLFILGIGNGFLATLITVRLDAAGESATMIGIVSSAYFIGLALGALFNDRLLLRIGHIRAYGSFASLVAVTVLLQGLFFDPWAWFVLRLIGGWATVGVYLVIESWLLTSGDQKVRGRLLAMYMISLYAAGVLGQLLLGVTSAMGVTAPFMVIGLLASLSVLPMAMIPRVSPIMEHAEPLPPHRLITMTPTGVMGSLGSGMVVAAAYTLLPLYLQRIGMSVNQVGQMMAVVILGAMLLQYPIGRWSDRHDRQIVLIAISAFCVVISVAMIWLPLSTPLLAALLFLLGGGVFALYPVAVSHAADRAPAGALVRMSQGLLLINSIGATISPLMISPVMTAMGDAGLFWAFGSLSLFFVLFFSWRRSVRPAPVPVAPFTPTTPMTAAGAELVVTEELMQGALEHEHLEDLSDVVPDVDAVEPIVGPPSEDQTHIVYYDDVETDARR encoded by the coding sequence ATGTCGCGGCAACTGCTAGCTATGGCGCTAGCGCCCTTATTAGGGCTGTTTATTCTTGGGATTGGCAATGGCTTTCTCGCCACGCTGATTACCGTGCGGCTAGATGCAGCGGGCGAGTCGGCAACGATGATTGGTATTGTCTCCTCGGCTTACTTCATTGGCTTAGCTTTGGGGGCGCTATTCAACGACCGCTTGCTACTGCGCATAGGCCACATTCGTGCTTATGGTAGCTTTGCCTCGTTGGTCGCTGTCACGGTGCTGCTGCAGGGGCTGTTTTTCGACCCTTGGGCCTGGTTTGTGCTGCGCTTGATTGGCGGCTGGGCAACCGTGGGTGTTTACTTAGTCATTGAAAGTTGGCTGCTGACTTCAGGCGATCAAAAAGTACGTGGCCGTTTGCTAGCGATGTATATGATCTCGCTATATGCCGCAGGTGTGCTGGGGCAGCTGCTATTGGGTGTGACCAGTGCCATGGGGGTGACGGCTCCCTTTATGGTGATTGGCTTGTTGGCGTCGTTATCAGTGTTGCCCATGGCCATGATTCCTCGGGTGTCGCCGATTATGGAACACGCTGAACCGCTACCCCCGCACCGCTTGATTACGATGACGCCAACAGGGGTAATGGGGAGTTTGGGGTCTGGTATGGTGGTGGCTGCCGCTTACACCTTGCTGCCATTGTATTTGCAGCGCATTGGTATGAGCGTTAATCAGGTGGGCCAAATGATGGCCGTCGTGATTCTTGGCGCCATGCTGCTTCAGTACCCCATTGGTCGCTGGTCTGATCGCCACGACCGCCAAATCGTATTGATCGCCATCAGCGCTTTCTGTGTGGTTATTTCTGTGGCCATGATATGGCTGCCGCTATCGACCCCTTTACTGGCGGCGCTACTGTTTTTACTGGGCGGCGGTGTGTTTGCGCTTTATCCAGTGGCAGTGAGCCATGCGGCTGATCGTGCCCCGGCAGGCGCGCTGGTACGCATGAGCCAGGGCTTGCTATTGATCAACTCTATAGGGGCTACCATCAGCCCGCTCATGATATCCCCGGTAATGACCGCCATGGGCGATGCTGGGCTGTTCTGGGCGTTTGGCTCACTGAGCCTGTTTTTTGTTTTGTTTTTCAGCTGGCGGCGTAGTGTGCGGCCAGCGCCAGTTCCTGTGGCTCCCTTTACACCGACAACACCAATGACAGCAGCAGGTGCAGAGCTAGTGGTGACTGAGGAACTGATGCAAGGCGCACTTGAGCACGAGCACCTGGAAGACCTTTCTGATGTTGTACCTGACGTGGATGCTGTTGAACCCATCGTTGGCCCACCCTCAGAAGATCAAACCCATATTGTTTATTACGATGATGTGGAAACTGATGCACGTCGATAA
- a CDS encoding acyl-CoA dehydrogenase: protein MNYYAAPVRDLRFVLEELLAHRSLALPGFEEATPDLVEAVLEEAAKLAGDVWGPLNSVGDRQGAKRHTDGSVTTSEGFAAAYQAYVEGGWNGIGVSEALGGQNLPEVVASAVQEMLHGANMALGLCPMLTAGAIEALAHHGSEALKTTYLPKLVEGTWTGTMNLTEPQAGSDLSKVRTKAVPEGDYYRISGQKIYITWGEHDAAENIIHLVLARKPDAPEGNKGISLFLVPKFLVNADGSLGERNDVTCASIEHKLGIHGSPTCTLSFGENGGAIGYLVGEEGRGLNHMFTMMNEARHKVGIQGIGVAERACQHAFAYALDRTQGRSPKSRGGNECTISDHLDVRRMLLSMRARTDALRALALYCAGQLDLARHSESDTERQTAQACADVLIPIVKSFSTDQAVDIASMGIQVHGGMGYVEETGAAQLLRDARIAPIYEGTNGIQALDLAGRKLQRDGGAALSALIDEVQKTAETMRSEPSLAGMGSALAVGADDLRAAMQLVLEQGSDPETGPDAVQAYATPLLSLAGHVLCAWQMGNAALHATSALQKGSDEPFYRAKLCSANFVITQWLPAGRAQRAVIEAGMQCLNDFELTP, encoded by the coding sequence ATGAATTATTATGCCGCGCCGGTACGCGATCTGCGCTTTGTACTCGAAGAGTTACTCGCGCACCGCTCGCTTGCACTGCCAGGCTTTGAAGAAGCCACGCCCGACTTGGTTGAGGCGGTGCTGGAAGAGGCAGCAAAACTCGCAGGTGACGTGTGGGGGCCGCTAAATAGTGTTGGTGACCGTCAAGGTGCTAAGCGACATACCGATGGTAGTGTGACCACCTCTGAGGGTTTTGCTGCTGCCTATCAGGCGTATGTGGAAGGCGGCTGGAACGGCATTGGTGTTTCTGAAGCGTTAGGCGGACAAAACCTACCTGAGGTGGTCGCCAGCGCCGTTCAAGAAATGCTTCACGGTGCCAATATGGCCCTGGGTCTTTGCCCTATGTTGACAGCAGGTGCGATTGAAGCGCTGGCGCATCATGGCAGCGAAGCGCTAAAAACGACCTATCTCCCCAAGTTAGTCGAAGGTACCTGGACAGGTACTATGAATCTAACGGAGCCTCAGGCAGGCTCCGACCTTTCTAAAGTACGCACCAAAGCCGTCCCCGAAGGCGACTACTACCGCATTAGCGGCCAAAAAATCTATATCACCTGGGGCGAACACGACGCTGCCGAAAATATCATTCACCTTGTGCTGGCGCGTAAACCCGATGCGCCCGAAGGCAACAAGGGCATTTCACTGTTCCTAGTGCCGAAGTTCCTGGTTAATGCAGACGGCTCGTTGGGCGAGCGCAACGACGTCACCTGTGCCTCTATCGAACACAAGCTGGGCATTCATGGTTCGCCTACCTGTACCTTGAGCTTTGGCGAAAATGGCGGTGCTATCGGGTATCTAGTGGGTGAAGAAGGGCGTGGCCTTAACCACATGTTCACCATGATGAACGAAGCGCGTCACAAAGTAGGTATTCAAGGTATTGGTGTAGCAGAGCGTGCCTGTCAGCATGCGTTTGCCTACGCCTTGGATCGCACCCAGGGGCGTTCGCCTAAATCTCGCGGTGGTAACGAATGCACGATCAGCGACCACTTAGATGTACGCCGGATGCTGCTTTCGATGCGGGCCCGTACCGATGCCCTTCGTGCCCTGGCGCTTTACTGTGCTGGCCAGCTTGACCTTGCCCGACACAGTGAAAGTGACACCGAGCGGCAAACTGCCCAGGCGTGTGCCGATGTGCTGATCCCTATTGTTAAAAGCTTTTCGACCGACCAAGCCGTGGATATCGCCTCGATGGGTATTCAGGTACATGGCGGGATGGGCTATGTGGAAGAAACGGGGGCCGCCCAGCTACTTCGAGACGCACGAATTGCGCCTATCTATGAAGGCACGAATGGCATTCAGGCCCTCGATCTGGCAGGCCGTAAGTTACAGCGTGACGGTGGTGCCGCGTTATCTGCATTAATTGACGAAGTGCAAAAAACCGCTGAAACAATGCGTTCAGAGCCTAGCTTAGCGGGGATGGGCAGCGCGTTAGCGGTTGGTGCTGACGATCTGCGGGCCGCCATGCAGCTTGTGCTTGAGCAAGGCAGTGACCCGGAAACGGGCCCAGACGCAGTGCAGGCCTATGCAACGCCGTTGCTCAGTCTCGCAGGCCACGTGCTATGCGCTTGGCAAATGGGCAATGCCGCACTGCACGCGACCAGTGCGCTGCAAAAAGGTAGTGACGAGCCGTTTTATCGTGCCAAGCTGTGTAGTGCCAATTTTGTTATTACTCAGTGGTTGCCTGCTGGCCGGGCACAACGTGCGGTTATTGAAGCGGGTATGCAGTGCTTAAATGATTTTGAATTAACGCCATAA
- a CDS encoding acyl-CoA synthetase produces MNASIFEQGMPPTIANHVPLSPLTFIERSAAVYPDYPAVVHGTTRRTWGETWTRCRQLASALEKRGIQPGQTVAAMLPNIPAMFEAHFGVPLAGCVLNTLNIRLDAEAISYMLAHGEAKAILVDPEFAQVINEAVALLDDKPLIIDVFDLEFLGETQGIGDVEYEALLAEGDADYAYKLPDNEWQAISLNYTSGTTGKPKGVVYHHRGAYLNAVSNILEWAMPHHPVYLWTLPMFHCNGWCFPWTIAANAGVSVCLRKVDPKRINDLIVDEKVTHFSGAPIVLNGLVNLPADQKREFDHPVKVTTAGAAPPASVIAGVEKLGIEVTHVYGLTEVYGPVTVCAWREAWNELPLESRAKIKARQGVRYHMLEALCVADPLTLEPVAKDGETIGEILMRGNNVMKGYLKNAEATEKALEGGWYHTGDLAVWHADGYIEIKDRSKDIIISGGENISTIEVEDAIYSHPAVEEAAVVAKPDEKWGETPCAFVKLKIGYGEITEADIIAHCREHLASFKVPKTIIFSELPKTSTGKIQKFVLREEAKQH; encoded by the coding sequence ATGAATGCTTCTATTTTTGAGCAAGGCATGCCCCCCACAATTGCTAACCATGTACCGCTCTCTCCGCTGACCTTTATTGAGCGTTCGGCGGCGGTGTACCCCGATTACCCGGCGGTGGTGCATGGCACAACCCGCCGCACTTGGGGAGAAACGTGGACCCGCTGCCGCCAGTTGGCGTCGGCGCTTGAAAAGCGTGGTATTCAGCCAGGCCAAACGGTGGCGGCAATGCTGCCGAACATTCCGGCGATGTTTGAAGCTCATTTTGGGGTGCCTCTGGCAGGCTGCGTGCTCAATACCTTAAATATTCGCCTGGATGCCGAAGCAATTAGCTATATGCTGGCCCATGGTGAGGCGAAAGCTATTCTGGTTGACCCGGAATTTGCACAGGTTATTAACGAAGCTGTTGCCCTATTAGACGATAAACCGCTGATTATTGACGTTTTCGATCTAGAGTTTTTAGGCGAAACCCAAGGCATCGGTGACGTTGAGTACGAAGCATTGCTCGCAGAGGGTGATGCTGACTATGCCTACAAGCTGCCTGACAATGAGTGGCAAGCGATTTCACTGAACTACACCTCGGGCACCACGGGCAAGCCAAAAGGAGTCGTTTACCATCACCGTGGCGCTTACTTAAACGCGGTCAGTAATATCCTAGAGTGGGCGATGCCGCACCATCCAGTCTACCTTTGGACGCTGCCGATGTTTCACTGCAACGGCTGGTGTTTCCCCTGGACGATTGCCGCCAACGCCGGTGTTAGCGTGTGTCTGCGCAAAGTTGATCCAAAGCGGATTAATGACCTTATTGTCGATGAGAAGGTCACGCACTTCAGCGGTGCGCCGATTGTACTGAACGGCCTTGTGAACCTACCGGCTGACCAGAAGCGTGAATTTGATCATCCGGTTAAAGTGACCACCGCGGGTGCCGCACCGCCTGCGTCCGTGATTGCTGGGGTTGAGAAACTCGGCATTGAGGTGACCCATGTGTATGGGTTAACCGAGGTTTATGGCCCGGTGACGGTTTGTGCCTGGCGTGAAGCGTGGAATGAGCTGCCGCTGGAATCCCGTGCCAAAATCAAGGCGCGCCAAGGGGTGCGCTACCACATGCTCGAAGCGCTGTGTGTCGCTGACCCGCTAACCCTTGAGCCTGTCGCGAAGGATGGCGAGACCATCGGTGAAATTTTGATGCGTGGCAACAACGTGATGAAAGGCTATCTGAAAAATGCCGAAGCCACTGAGAAAGCACTAGAAGGTGGCTGGTATCACACTGGTGATCTCGCGGTTTGGCACGCCGATGGCTACATCGAGATTAAAGACCGTTCTAAAGACATCATTATTTCCGGCGGTGAAAATATCTCCACCATCGAAGTGGAAGATGCCATTTATAGCCATCCAGCAGTAGAAGAAGCCGCCGTTGTTGCCAAGCCCGATGAAAAATGGGGCGAGACGCCTTGTGCGTTTGTTAAATTAAAAATCGGTTATGGTGAAATTACTGAAGCCGACATTATTGCTCACTGCCGAGAGCATTTAGCGAGTTTCAAAGTACCCAAGACAATCATTTTTAGTGAGCTGCCAAAAACGTCCACGGGCAA